The proteins below come from a single Pedobacter aquae genomic window:
- a CDS encoding TonB-dependent receptor, producing MNNNYLKSFILFLSIIFSYQLANAQSGAIKGKVTSSDGQAAPLVSITIKGVKSTLVDDKGQYLLKGLKPGVYEVTASYVGLASQSKQAVVITNQIAELDFILSESGQQLKEVTIKEIKANKFAKKESPYVARLPLLNMENPQVYSTISSELIKEQVITSFDDIVKNAPGIDKLWTSTGRSGDGAAYYSLRGFAVQPNLLNGLPGLTNGGLDVSNVERLEVIKGPSGTLFGSSLVSYGGLINVVTKKPYEQFGGEINYTSGTYGLNRFSADINTPVKENLFLRINTAYHTEGSFQDAGFRKALSFAPSLSYKASDRLSIDLNAEFLNDERTNPAMIFLDRGAPLLAKNMDELGYNPKLSFTNNELTLKNPISSFQGQINYKLSDSWTSQTVYSRSAAKSDGYYSYLYEVSRFIPNYPNIDGVFRRYISKQNGNTYTSDIQQNFIGDFKIGKFRNRLVAGLDYYNRVNINNSSGYAVVGDVKMNGEDTGILTRPAVDDRLRTLAAPKTKASQEVYSAYISNVFNFTPQLSAMLSGRFDFFNNKGVETNPNDDYDQTAFSPKLGVVYQPIKDKISIFGNYMNGFRNIAPITQGSVVNTFRPEQANQLEGGVKLSLFNNLLTGTLSYYDIRVSDVVRQGGETAPGSGVFQYSQDGENYSKGFEAEVIANPFKGLNIIAGYSHNDSKVVESSDLQFVGRRPESAGPQDMINLWLSYKFLEGYLNGFGLGFGGNYASENFIMNRLTPGAFALPAYTVLNASASYQTNRIGLILKLDNLTNKEYYKGWSTIEAQRPRTVNASFSYKF from the coding sequence ATGAATAATAATTATCTAAAATCTTTCATTTTATTCCTATCTATCATATTTAGCTATCAGTTAGCTAATGCTCAATCCGGAGCTATAAAAGGAAAAGTAACAAGTTCAGACGGACAAGCAGCCCCTTTAGTTTCTATAACCATTAAAGGCGTTAAAAGTACCTTGGTAGACGATAAAGGCCAATATCTACTCAAAGGCTTAAAACCTGGTGTTTATGAAGTTACAGCCAGCTATGTAGGTTTAGCATCACAAAGCAAACAAGCTGTGGTTATAACTAACCAAATAGCAGAACTAGATTTTATCCTTTCTGAGAGCGGACAGCAATTAAAAGAAGTTACGATTAAGGAGATTAAAGCTAATAAGTTTGCTAAAAAAGAATCTCCGTATGTAGCTAGGTTACCGCTACTAAATATGGAAAACCCTCAGGTTTATAGCACCATTTCTAGCGAGCTGATAAAAGAACAAGTCATTACAAGTTTTGATGATATTGTTAAAAATGCCCCTGGTATTGATAAACTTTGGACTTCTACTGGAAGATCTGGAGACGGAGCGGCCTACTACTCTTTAAGAGGTTTTGCCGTACAACCTAATTTATTAAACGGCTTACCAGGCTTAACCAATGGTGGTTTAGATGTTTCTAATGTAGAGCGTTTGGAGGTTATTAAAGGCCCCTCAGGCACCTTATTTGGAAGTAGTTTGGTTTCTTATGGTGGTTTAATTAACGTGGTTACCAAAAAACCATATGAGCAATTTGGTGGAGAAATTAATTATACATCAGGCACTTATGGCTTAAACAGATTTAGCGCAGACATTAATACTCCGGTTAAAGAAAACTTATTTTTAAGAATTAATACCGCTTACCATACAGAGGGTAGCTTCCAAGATGCTGGCTTCAGAAAAGCTTTGTCTTTTGCGCCTTCTTTAAGCTACAAAGCCAGCGATAGATTAAGTATTGATTTAAATGCTGAGTTTTTAAACGATGAAAGAACCAACCCAGCGATGATATTTTTAGACCGTGGAGCCCCATTGCTAGCTAAAAACATGGATGAGTTAGGTTATAATCCTAAACTTTCTTTCACCAATAACGAGCTAACTTTAAAAAACCCGATTAGTAGTTTCCAAGGTCAAATCAACTACAAACTTTCTGATAGTTGGACCTCCCAAACTGTATATTCTAGAAGTGCTGCTAAATCTGATGGTTACTACTCTTATTTGTACGAAGTATCGAGATTTATTCCTAATTACCCAAATATTGACGGCGTATTTAGAAGATACATAAGCAAGCAAAATGGTAATACTTATACTTCAGATATTCAACAAAACTTTATAGGTGATTTTAAAATTGGGAAATTTAGAAACCGCTTAGTTGCAGGTTTAGATTATTATAACAGAGTTAACATCAATAACAGCAGCGGTTATGCTGTGGTTGGTGATGTTAAAATGAATGGTGAAGATACGGGTATTTTAACCAGACCTGCTGTTGATGATAGACTAAGGACATTGGCTGCTCCAAAAACTAAAGCATCGCAAGAAGTTTATAGCGCTTATATTTCTAACGTATTCAACTTTACGCCACAACTTTCTGCCATGCTGAGCGGTAGGTTTGATTTTTTCAATAATAAAGGTGTAGAAACCAATCCTAATGATGATTATGACCAAACTGCATTTTCACCAAAATTGGGTGTCGTGTACCAACCTATAAAAGACAAGATTTCCATTTTTGGTAATTACATGAATGGTTTTAGAAACATTGCTCCTATTACCCAAGGAAGCGTTGTGAATACCTTCAGACCAGAGCAAGCCAACCAATTAGAGGGTGGTGTTAAATTAAGCTTATTCAATAATCTTCTAACAGGTACATTAAGCTATTATGATATTAGAGTTTCTGATGTGGTAAGACAAGGTGGCGAAACTGCACCAGGTTCTGGCGTTTTCCAATACTCGCAAGATGGTGAAAACTACAGTAAAGGTTTTGAAGCAGAAGTTATAGCTAACCCTTTTAAAGGTTTAAATATTATTGCCGGCTATAGCCATAATGATAGTAAAGTTGTTGAAAGCAGCGATTTACAATTTGTTGGTAGAAGACCAGAAAGTGCTGGCCCACAAGATATGATAAACTTATGGCTAAGCTATAAATTCTTAGAGGGCTATTTAAATGGCTTTGGTTTAGGTTTTGGTGGTAATTATGCTAGTGAAAATTTTATTATGAACAGGTTAACGCCTGGTGCTTTTGCACTTCCAGCTTATACTGTATTAAATGCCTCAGCATCTTACCAAACTAACCGAATAGGCCTAATCTTAAAGTTAGATAACCTAACTAATAAAGAATATTACAAAGGTTGGTCTACCATAGAAGCCCAAAGACCAAGAACTGTAAATGCTAGCTTTAGTTACAAGTTTTAA
- a CDS encoding PepSY-associated TM helix domain-containing protein, with amino-acid sequence MSFKRSIRKIHLWLGLSSGLVVFIVSITGCLYVFQKEISSLYYHDVLYVDVPKNASTLPISELIKKAELEYGKQIPIRTATSFKQTDKAWEFMFFKAGPEDAITYFEAIEYYDAIYLNPYTGAVTGKIDYKYNFFSLVKYMHWSLLLSTTYGQPIVGYATLIFVVMLISGIILWWPKNLKKSNVNKSFKVKWSAKFKRLNYDLHNVAGFYASFVLLLLALTGMVWAFKWFQATVYLVAAQSTTAPEQIKLSSNLADSTLKTTQNPIDLAYQTAKRELAEADRLAILKPATAEATIRITGYRGKEVYYNQDQLQFDQYSGKRLHRKNFTDANNGEKIIAMNYDIHVGAILGLPGKILAFIASLISSSLPITGFMIWWGRKNKKTKIIHSEKLITA; translated from the coding sequence ATGAGCTTTAAAAGAAGTATCAGAAAAATTCACCTCTGGCTCGGATTATCATCCGGGCTAGTGGTGTTTATAGTAAGCATCACCGGTTGCTTGTATGTTTTTCAAAAAGAAATATCAAGCCTTTATTATCATGATGTCTTGTATGTTGATGTACCTAAAAACGCATCAACTTTACCCATATCCGAGCTTATTAAAAAAGCAGAACTGGAGTATGGCAAACAAATACCCATACGTACGGCAACAAGTTTTAAACAGACTGATAAAGCATGGGAATTTATGTTTTTTAAAGCTGGCCCAGAAGATGCCATTACCTATTTTGAGGCTATTGAATATTACGATGCCATTTACTTAAACCCTTACACTGGAGCTGTTACTGGTAAGATAGATTACAAATACAATTTCTTTAGTCTGGTTAAATACATGCATTGGAGTTTATTGTTAAGCACTACCTATGGGCAGCCTATTGTTGGCTATGCCACGCTAATTTTTGTAGTGATGCTTATCAGTGGTATCATTTTATGGTGGCCAAAAAACCTTAAAAAATCTAATGTTAACAAGAGTTTCAAAGTTAAATGGTCGGCAAAATTTAAGCGCCTCAATTACGACTTACATAATGTAGCTGGCTTTTATGCTTCATTTGTGTTATTACTTTTAGCCCTTACGGGGATGGTTTGGGCCTTTAAATGGTTTCAGGCTACGGTTTATCTTGTAGCTGCACAAAGTACTACAGCACCAGAACAAATAAAACTTAGCTCAAACTTGGCAGATTCAACTTTAAAAACCACTCAAAACCCTATTGATTTAGCATACCAAACTGCTAAAAGAGAATTAGCAGAAGCAGATAGATTAGCTATACTCAAACCTGCAACAGCAGAAGCTACCATTAGAATTACAGGCTATCGTGGAAAAGAGGTTTACTACAACCAAGACCAGTTACAGTTTGACCAGTATAGCGGTAAACGCTTACATCGTAAAAATTTTACTGATGCCAATAACGGAGAAAAAATTATCGCCATGAATTATGACATCCATGTGGGGGCCATCTTAGGCTTACCCGGTAAAATATTGGCATTTATAGCTAGCCTTATATCGTCTAGCTTACCCATTACCGGTTTCATGATATGGTGGGGAAGAAAAAATAAAAAAACAAAAATCATACACTCAGAAAAATTAATTACAGCTTAA
- a CDS encoding PP2C family protein-serine/threonine phosphatase: MKNEQNHSNDEEQIDLIELLLKRQAELNALLEITQAINSNVPGSVLIEMLELILKTNLKVGRFRLLFVNEDDFICVSQFGGDLDIYEDYNAISKELIELKNPTQLSDHPDPIFKGYDFFIPVYHKDQALAYVLVGDFPQKEKLLGNQIDYIQTLINVIIVAFENKKLFKERIQKERLQRDLELASQVQNMLIPQVLPKNAELDVEAIYRQHQTIGGDFYDFIELNESEILWCVADVSGKGISAALIMANFQASLRALVSVDISLSELITRLNKVVYQNTKGDRFITLFLGKYNKQTRVLNFLNAGHNASLLIQGNGVVPLLKGTTMIGVFDELPFVNEGFIAIEPEALIFNYTDGILEFDGEEERSLSEVDLMDFLIANKQLDLNVIHHLLIKKIEGIRRSLTATDDITILSLRFH, translated from the coding sequence TTGAAAAACGAACAGAACCATTCCAATGATGAAGAGCAAATAGACCTGATTGAGCTTTTGCTGAAAAGGCAAGCCGAGCTAAATGCGCTTCTGGAAATTACACAGGCTATTAATAGTAATGTGCCAGGTTCTGTCTTGATAGAAATGCTGGAACTTATTTTAAAAACCAATTTAAAAGTTGGTAGGTTTAGATTGCTCTTTGTTAATGAAGATGACTTTATCTGTGTTTCTCAGTTTGGTGGAGATTTAGATATTTACGAGGATTACAATGCCATAAGTAAAGAGTTGATTGAGCTTAAAAATCCTACGCAGCTTTCAGACCATCCCGACCCGATTTTTAAAGGATACGACTTTTTTATTCCTGTTTATCATAAAGACCAAGCTTTAGCATATGTTTTGGTCGGAGATTTTCCTCAAAAAGAAAAGCTTTTAGGCAATCAGATAGATTATATCCAAACCTTAATTAACGTTATTATTGTTGCTTTTGAAAATAAGAAACTTTTTAAAGAGCGTATTCAAAAAGAACGTTTGCAAAGAGATTTAGAATTGGCCAGTCAGGTGCAAAACATGTTAATTCCGCAGGTTTTACCTAAAAATGCAGAGTTAGATGTGGAAGCCATTTACCGTCAGCACCAAACCATAGGTGGCGATTTTTACGATTTCATAGAGCTTAACGAATCAGAAATTCTTTGGTGCGTTGCCGATGTTTCTGGAAAAGGTATTTCAGCCGCTTTAATTATGGCCAACTTTCAGGCTAGTTTAAGGGCGCTTGTTTCTGTTGATATTTCTTTATCAGAATTGATTACTCGCTTAAATAAAGTGGTGTATCAAAACACTAAAGGAGATAGGTTTATTACCTTGTTTTTAGGTAAATACAATAAGCAAACCAGGGTACTTAATTTTCTTAATGCAGGGCATAATGCTTCTTTATTGATACAAGGAAACGGCGTAGTGCCTCTTTTAAAAGGAACTACCATGATTGGCGTTTTTGATGAATTGCCTTTTGTAAATGAAGGCTTCATAGCGATAGAACCAGAAGCCCTCATTTTTAATTATACCGATGGTATTTTAGAATTTGATGGAGAAGAAGAAAGAAGCCTTTCTGAGGTAGATTTAATGGACTTCCTCATCGCTAACAAGCAGCTAGATTTAAATGTTATTCACCACTTACTCATCAAAAAGATAGAAGGTATTAGAAGAAGCCTCACAGCAACAGATGATATTACCATTTTATCTTTAAGGTTTCATTAG
- a CDS encoding Wzz/FepE/Etk N-terminal domain-containing protein, which translates to MEKVIPQLNLLSISNIIIKNRKHIAMISLIGLVIGLIISFLITPKYEAYTVFYTPANNSISKSVLGESNLEDFMEFGSEEQTDQVLEMLQADELKDKVIQKFNLRAHYDIKADEKYPQTKVREQLASNTKINRTDYLAIKIAVKDEDPKMAAAIANYISFALDSMRTLMQQARAKQAFDILDFQYQKKQKQVDSILAQLSSIRAQGVFDYEAQSEVLSEAIIKAETQLKAEEARLKVYDAYRKDLPDTTYIKAKGRLEAARATLKSLQPTVSTFSKLSGKYLDYEAVYEKEKEALTNLQLRYENAEVDLKKSAAQKFIVDKASVPEKSTYPNKLLVMLSIGLSAFLLACLGFLAKENSN; encoded by the coding sequence TTGGAAAAAGTAATACCACAGCTTAACCTTCTCTCTATCAGCAATATCATTATCAAAAACCGGAAGCATATTGCTATGATAAGCCTTATTGGTTTGGTTATAGGCTTAATCATCAGCTTTTTAATTACACCTAAATACGAGGCATACACGGTTTTTTATACTCCAGCAAATAATTCTATATCAAAATCTGTACTAGGAGAAAGTAATCTAGAAGACTTTATGGAGTTTGGAAGCGAAGAGCAAACCGACCAAGTTTTAGAAATGCTTCAGGCTGATGAGTTGAAAGACAAGGTGATTCAAAAATTTAATTTAAGAGCTCATTACGATATAAAAGCTGATGAGAAATACCCGCAAACCAAAGTAAGAGAGCAACTAGCATCAAATACTAAAATTAACCGTACAGATTATTTAGCTATAAAAATTGCTGTTAAAGATGAAGACCCAAAAATGGCAGCAGCTATTGCCAACTATATATCTTTTGCGCTAGATAGCATGCGTACATTGATGCAGCAAGCAAGAGCAAAACAAGCTTTTGATATTTTAGATTTTCAATACCAAAAAAAGCAAAAACAGGTTGATTCTATTTTAGCACAACTAAGTAGCATAAGAGCACAAGGTGTATTTGATTATGAAGCACAATCTGAAGTTTTAAGCGAAGCCATTATTAAAGCAGAAACACAATTAAAAGCAGAAGAAGCTCGTTTAAAAGTTTATGATGCCTACCGAAAAGATTTACCAGATACCACCTATATTAAAGCAAAAGGACGTTTGGAGGCTGCTAGGGCTACTTTAAAATCTTTACAACCAACGGTAAGTACTTTTAGCAAGCTAAGTGGTAAATATTTAGATTATGAAGCTGTTTACGAAAAGGAAAAAGAAGCTTTAACCAATTTACAACTACGTTATGAAAATGCCGAGGTAGATTTAAAGAAATCTGCTGCCCAAAAATTTATTGTTGATAAAGCAAGCGTACCAGAAAAAAGCACTTACCCCAATAAATTATTAGTGATGTTGAGCATTGGTTTAAGTGCATTTTTGTTAGCTTGTTTAGGCTTTTTGGCCAAGGAAAATTCTAATTAA
- a CDS encoding O-antigen ligase family protein, with product MITSIKQIYALSIGFLMLIAFVVFKFPVYYGLLIPAALIFTALFIFSLDKILLLIAFCTPLSVKIMLGTAGINLPDEPMMFAFSLVFFLKLWQEPSDFKTVFKSPLTICVLMFYCWLIITSLSSSIPLVSLKFLLTHFWFIATGFLWGFFIFQQKHNIKNFIISYGLGLCLIIYYTSIRHWQRGFSQKSGTFVMTPFFDDHTVYSAVCAMIFVFAMVLIIKGRAYLSNVNFIFLLIIAASTTVGILLSYSRAAWLSIIITLGFALLIKLRLRFKTIIIGLVIAACIALIFQNQIYQTIRFNKSASGKTLEGDLKSISNISTDDSNVERLNRWKSAWRMFQEKPFWGYGPGTYQFQYSGYQRAHEMTSISTTTGDMGGIHSEYLRPLIESGVVGLLTFLMLVFTVIKLLLNVIYQSPDKQLQLYALAVLLSLSTYLIHGFLNNFLDQDKAALVFWALLGMTGAIYHQHKNIKFI from the coding sequence TTGATAACATCTATTAAACAGATTTACGCCTTAAGTATTGGCTTCTTAATGCTGATAGCTTTTGTGGTATTTAAGTTTCCTGTTTATTATGGATTGCTTATTCCTGCTGCATTAATTTTCACAGCTCTTTTTATATTTTCTTTAGATAAGATTTTGTTATTGATAGCTTTTTGTACGCCGCTGTCGGTAAAGATTATGCTAGGAACGGCAGGTATAAACCTGCCTGATGAACCTATGATGTTTGCCTTTAGCTTGGTGTTTTTTTTAAAGCTTTGGCAAGAACCATCAGATTTTAAAACTGTATTTAAAAGCCCTTTAACCATTTGTGTACTAATGTTTTATTGCTGGCTCATCATCACCAGTTTAAGCAGTAGTATTCCTTTAGTTTCCTTAAAATTTTTACTTACTCATTTTTGGTTTATTGCTACGGGATTTTTATGGGGATTTTTCATTTTCCAACAAAAGCATAACATCAAAAACTTTATCATTTCTTACGGTTTAGGCTTATGCCTGATTATTTATTACACCAGCATAAGACATTGGCAACGTGGTTTTTCACAAAAAAGCGGAACCTTTGTTATGACTCCTTTCTTTGATGACCATACCGTTTACAGTGCTGTTTGCGCCATGATATTTGTTTTTGCTATGGTTTTAATCATTAAAGGCAGGGCGTATTTATCAAACGTAAATTTTATTTTTTTATTGATAATTGCCGCATCAACCACAGTTGGGATACTACTTTCTTATTCCAGAGCGGCTTGGTTAAGCATTATCATTACCTTGGGCTTCGCTTTACTAATTAAACTGCGGCTAAGATTTAAAACCATCATCATAGGTTTGGTGATAGCGGCATGTATAGCGTTAATTTTTCAAAATCAGATTTACCAAACCATCAGGTTTAATAAATCAGCATCGGGCAAAACCCTAGAGGGAGATTTAAAATCTATTTCTAACATCAGCACTGATGATTCTAACGTAGAAAGGCTAAACAGATGGAAATCTGCCTGGAGGATGTTTCAAGAAAAACCCTTTTGGGGATACGGACCAGGTACCTATCAGTTTCAATACTCGGGCTATCAAAGAGCCCATGAAATGACTTCTATTAGCACTACCACCGGAGATATGGGCGGTATACATAGCGAATATTTGAGGCCTTTAATAGAAAGTGGTGTTGTAGGCTTACTCACTTTTTTAATGCTCGTTTTTACGGTCATTAAATTACTTTTAAACGTTATTTATCAATCTCCGGATAAGCAACTTCAACTATACGCCTTAGCTGTTTTATTAAGTTTATCAACCTATTTGATACATGGCTTTCTTAATAATTTTCTAGACCAAGATAAAGCCGCTCTTGTATTTTGGGCCTTGTTAGGTATGACGGGGGCTATTTACCATCAGCATAAAAACATTAAATTTATTTAG
- a CDS encoding DUF4198 domain-containing protein: MKTLKSILFLALLALPFKNLLAHALWIETPLNGKIGQVQQVNIFYGEYATQEKEAPAKWYSDVNQFSLWLIKPGKEKIKLQVKETENGFTTSFTPTVQGQYALSVVHEAKELGGTTKYEFSSYAIVNVGNIKAQADVPNLLKTVFKSHKVHQINQEVEFQVLLNNNAFAKGKVMIFSPEGWSKECIADENGYITFKPVWKGFYVLEASNYEKTNGTHHGKTYDASWQGATSGIFIH; encoded by the coding sequence ATGAAAACTCTAAAATCAATACTCTTTTTAGCCTTATTAGCGCTTCCATTTAAAAATTTATTAGCCCATGCTTTATGGATAGAAACTCCGCTAAACGGTAAAATAGGCCAAGTACAGCAAGTAAATATTTTTTATGGTGAATATGCAACGCAAGAAAAAGAAGCACCAGCTAAATGGTATTCTGATGTTAACCAGTTTAGCTTATGGCTAATAAAACCCGGAAAAGAGAAAATTAAATTACAAGTAAAAGAAACTGAAAATGGTTTTACAACATCTTTTACACCTACTGTACAAGGGCAATATGCTTTATCCGTAGTGCATGAAGCCAAAGAATTAGGTGGTACTACCAAATATGAATTTTCTTCTTACGCTATTGTGAATGTAGGTAACATTAAAGCTCAGGCTGATGTGCCTAACCTGCTAAAAACAGTTTTTAAATCGCATAAAGTACATCAAATAAATCAGGAAGTAGAATTTCAAGTTTTGTTAAACAACAATGCATTTGCAAAAGGAAAAGTAATGATTTTCTCACCCGAGGGTTGGAGCAAAGAATGCATTGCAGATGAAAATGGTTATATTACTTTTAAACCAGTATGGAAAGGTTTTTATGTTTTAGAAGCTAGTAATTACGAAAAGACAAATGGTACTCATCACGGTAAAACTTATGATGCTAGTTGGCAGGGTGCTACCTCGGGTATTTTTATTCATTAG
- a CDS encoding glycosyltransferase family 2 protein yields MVTILSIFSILLSIIYALLLLFLNKGWLNLPNFAFKKIQPLTKVSIIIAARNEEDKIALTIDDILKQEYPKSLFELIVVDDHSTDATAEIISRYANQGVKLIKLNESEPLNSYKKKAIAEAIKIASGELIITTDADCRMENLWLPTIINYYNQHDYKLISSPVAYFEEQSFFEKLQTLEFSFLIGLGAAGIGNKMASTCNGANLAYRKDVFVELGGFKGIDDLASGDDELLLHKVAFAYPGSIGFCKSYDAIVFTHAKENLKAFIQQRKRWASKSVKYKDKRIVALAVSVWLSNLSLIVNGLLAMFLPVLLYVFIIQYLLKLWVELWFLYPVLTFNRRKNLLFLLPLLTLIHPLYFIYIGIAGNSGKYNWKGRMVR; encoded by the coding sequence TTGGTAACAATTCTTAGTATATTTTCTATCCTGCTTAGCATTATTTATGCATTATTATTGCTTTTTTTAAATAAGGGTTGGTTAAATCTGCCTAATTTTGCTTTTAAAAAGATACAGCCTCTAACAAAAGTTTCTATCATTATAGCCGCCAGAAATGAAGAAGATAAAATTGCTTTAACTATTGATGATATCCTAAAACAAGAGTATCCAAAATCGCTTTTTGAATTAATTGTAGTTGATGACCATTCTACAGATGCAACAGCAGAAATTATAAGCCGTTATGCCAACCAAGGCGTTAAGCTCATCAAATTAAATGAAAGCGAGCCTTTAAATTCATACAAGAAAAAGGCTATAGCAGAAGCTATAAAAATAGCTTCCGGAGAGCTTATCATCACTACAGATGCCGACTGCCGCATGGAGAATTTATGGTTACCAACCATTATCAATTATTATAACCAGCATGATTACAAATTAATAAGTTCGCCAGTAGCCTATTTTGAGGAACAAAGCTTTTTTGAAAAGCTGCAAACTTTAGAGTTCTCTTTTTTGATAGGTTTAGGAGCAGCAGGTATAGGTAATAAAATGGCTTCTACTTGCAATGGCGCTAATTTAGCTTATCGTAAAGATGTTTTTGTAGAGCTAGGTGGTTTTAAAGGGATAGATGATTTAGCCTCTGGAGATGATGAGCTTTTATTACATAAAGTAGCATTTGCATACCCCGGAAGTATTGGTTTTTGTAAATCTTATGATGCTATAGTTTTTACGCATGCTAAAGAAAACTTAAAAGCTTTTATTCAGCAGCGTAAACGTTGGGCTAGTAAAAGTGTAAAATATAAAGATAAACGTATTGTTGCTTTGGCAGTTTCTGTATGGTTATCAAACCTAAGTTTGATTGTAAATGGTTTGCTAGCCATGTTTTTACCTGTTTTATTATACGTCTTTATTATCCAATACTTACTTAAATTATGGGTAGAATTATGGTTTTTATATCCCGTTTTGACATTTAACCGGAGAAAAAACCTGCTATTTTTATTGCCTCTACTTACACTTATTCATCCTTTATATTTCATTTATATTGGTATTGCAGGAAATTCTGGAAAATATAATTGGAAAGGTAGAATGGTTAGATAG
- a CDS encoding lysylphosphatidylglycerol synthase domain-containing protein: protein MTKQHKKIISYLIKFSILLLAAIFIYKRLSDNTNLQNFNQLISTLDKNRVTLILSFILLLMLFNWLLESLKWKFLIAKVETIKLQKAIASVFCGLTWAVFTPNRIGEYGGRIFFLSPRKRIQGAIAMSVGHIAQMVITNVAGAIALLWFLFHFVITNQSLFFAISFLVIVFCSFFILFYFNIHWLNHLLNSIKPFRRFNAFFGVLNSYNIKELSKVLLFSIARFAVFTTQYILIIHLLVPEIPFYQISLLVFILFFVQSALPSLDLLDIGVRSMTATYFFSFITHQEIAIMASAALIWLVNLIIPAILGSFFVFKLNFFGNNS from the coding sequence TTGACAAAGCAGCACAAAAAAATTATCAGCTACCTTATAAAATTTAGTATCCTGCTTTTGGCGGCTATTTTTATTTATAAGCGATTGTCTGATAATACCAATCTACAAAATTTCAATCAGTTAATTTCTACACTAGATAAAAACCGGGTAACGCTTATTTTGTCTTTTATACTTTTGTTGATGCTTTTTAATTGGTTGTTAGAGAGCTTAAAATGGAAGTTTTTAATTGCTAAGGTAGAGACTATTAAACTTCAAAAAGCTATAGCATCTGTTTTTTGCGGTTTAACTTGGGCAGTTTTTACACCAAACAGAATTGGAGAATACGGCGGACGTATCTTTTTTTTATCGCCAAGGAAAAGAATACAAGGTGCCATAGCCATGAGTGTTGGGCACATAGCCCAAATGGTTATCACCAATGTTGCAGGCGCTATAGCTTTGTTATGGTTTTTGTTTCATTTTGTGATAACAAACCAAAGTTTATTTTTCGCTATCTCCTTTCTGGTAATTGTATTTTGCAGCTTTTTTATTCTTTTCTATTTCAATATTCATTGGCTTAATCATCTTCTTAATAGTATTAAACCTTTTAGGCGTTTTAATGCTTTTTTTGGAGTTTTAAACAGCTATAATATTAAAGAATTAAGCAAAGTATTGTTGTTTAGCATAGCTAGATTTGCAGTCTTTACCACACAATATATTTTAATTATTCATTTACTTGTACCCGAGATACCTTTTTATCAAATAAGTTTATTGGTATTTATTTTGTTCTTTGTTCAATCTGCATTACCATCATTAGATTTACTTGATATTGGCGTTAGAAGTATGACAGCTACTTATTTTTTCAGTTTCATCACTCATCAAGAAATTGCAATTATGGCTTCTGCGGCATTAATTTGGTTGGTTAATTTAATTATTCCTGCTATTTTGGGTTCTTTCTTTGTTTTTAAACTCAATTTCTTTGGTAACAATTCTTAG